In the genome of Lactuca sativa cultivar Salinas chromosome 3, Lsat_Salinas_v11, whole genome shotgun sequence, the window ATTGTGTGGAAAATAGTCTGTGACAAGCAAATGAAAGCAGTCAATGTACATAAATAAACAATGAAACTAATTAATGCAATGTTGGTTGTTGATCCATACCTATTTCATTCTTTTAGTTGGTCTTGATGTGCCAACGGATGATTATTCTATCACTTTTGTTTTCCCTACATCTGGTTGGGGTTGCTTTTGGGTTTGCTTAGGTGAGGCTGGTTTTGTTGTTGACAAATTTTCAGATTTAGTTGATGGAATGAGTAGTTGTTGCTCTTTAGTGTAATGTTCTTGGACTTTATGCAACTTGACAATGACAAATCTTGTGATTTGTTGTTGTTGGTTCCATGATTGATATGATCGTACAAATGTGACAACTGATAATCCTCGAACTGATGATGCGATAACATCATGTACATTTTTTTCCTGCTTTATGTAATTTATTAAATACAATGAaaatatttgaataattaaaaaatGACAGTATTGAAAATAGGAAACCTTACACTTTCTGCTACATCTCTGATTTCACTGGGGTTTAATGGAATTAACTTTTCAATTTCAAGTGTTGATATGCTTGCAGCAATTGTTCTAGTTCCATCATTGATTTCAATTATTGCCCTTGAGCTGTTCAAAGAATCATGTTGTTGAAAGAAAATTggtttaaaagttaattaatagaaatACGCATACATGATCTGTACTTCTGATTTCTCTTTACAAAGAGGGTATTTGATGTTCCAGTTTACATCTGCTTGAATTGGTtttaaacacatagcacatattgtTTGTGTGAAACTTCTATCTTGTTGAAGTAGATTGAGATTTCCTTTTATCCAAGTTGGTTTACCCTGGTGTCAAATAATCGGTAAGTCAATGACGGTTTAGAATATATAGAATAGTTGGTGAACATTTGTTATAATTACTTACATTTTTCATCCTTATAATTGCCCTGCCTATTGGAAGTATGTCTTTGTTTTCGGGAGGTGGCAACAGAATCTCAGTATCCTTGTATGTTTCATTCTGAAGGAGTACTTTAATTTCTGCTTTGTTAATTGTGTATCTGTGCATtacaaaaaattaattaaatataattatgggTAATTATTATCTTGAATATACCAGTCTTGTAGCTTTAGATCATCTTTTCACTGGTGGATTTATAAGAATAGCAGATCTGAGGCTTGTAGTGATTGATTGTCCTGATTTGCATGTAGTTAATCATTAGTGTATTTTTTTAGGCATATATGTAGCTGCATTATGTTTGAAAGGGATTCGAATATACCATAGAATGTTGTCACTTTTACCCTCATTGCAAATACCAAAGCCCAGTAAAGCCCAGTATTGGTAATTTTGTCCAAGGCATTTCCTTCAATTTCATCGATGGGATTCCATAATGTTAGAATTAGAAGTTTTTTCCTGATAAAAATTTGTcaattttagaataataacaataaataaattttaaaaaaatgatttcatattgttaatCTAAGAAGTTAATCTTGCACATACTCCTCATTGACAATGATTACGTCCCtttttgatgatgtttttgatccCTTTTTCACATGCTGAATTGGCAAACATTTAATTACAACACCTCTTACATCTGCATTTTGAAAGGTATAGATGTATATGTGACAATGTGGTTATAAATGTATATAAATGAATGGGTAAAGTGTATGTCTTACTTAGATAATTTTCTTCATCTGCATATTTGTATAGTTCACTAAATGGGGTAAAGTGAAATTGGCATGAGAGCGGTGGTGGGGTTTGTTCTTCGATGGGTTCAATGAGTGTTTGTCTGCTTAGTGTCCAAGAAAATTCATATGAATCAAGTTGAAAACGTGGTTCCATGAGTCTCAAATTTGCATTGGAAATTTGATAGCGATTGTATGGTTtgaatgtattttcaaaaaaGTCAAGGTCATTACTATAGACTAAGGCCGACACTCTTGTCCCCTGATGTAACAAACATGATTAGAATCAACATACAAATTGAAAATATAACGCATGTAATGTTGGTATACCTGTGTGTCTGCAAACATGAGTCTCCTAAATTCTTTTTTTGCGTTACTAAGTTGTCTATGACCACATTCTACAACTTGAATTTCGATGGTCCAACTTTTCTTCATGTTTGGAGTGATGTCGACTATGTTGTAGTAGTCTCTCGTCATTTTTTTGGTTATCTGTTATGGGTAAATAATTATATTCAATACAGAGTTCAattcaataattaatttgtttaTATCCTTGGTGTAGCAAGTCATCTGTTGTTAATGTATGAACTGGTATTGATTAATagtaatatataaaataaaataaaatttttatttactaaTAAATATTTGTTTATTTCTTGCATCATTTGTAATACATAAGCATGACGATAATTGCGTGAATTTTATGGTGAAGTATACATATGAGGGCTAAACCCAAACAGATGATGTTTGTACGTAATGGAACATGTGTCTGATTTCAAAAAGAAATACGCATTCAAAAGATTTTGCTAATTGGTATTTAAAGTTTCTTCCCTGTGAATATATGAAAATTAGTAGGCAGTCACAACAAACGAAAGCCAACATACCTGTTTGTGAAGCGTCCGATGAATCGGAATTTGAATACTACGTTTCTAGAAACATATGTGCCAGTGTAATGCCTTGTGTGCAATATATGGTGAAATCGTTATAATCGTTTAATATTGTGCAGGGCAGTTACAATGAAGTTCAAAGAACCGCCGTTATAGCGGTTTATGCGGAAGGCAACATCATTGACGTGTACTGACAATTTATGTTGAGGATTTTAATTGGGCTGGCTTTTACGTATAATTATATGTATTATCAGTTAATATTGTAACTTGATTGGATTATATAAATCATATTCGTGTGTTTTACTTTTCAAGTAGTTAGCcatgtcattttttttaattacttaAGTTAAATCAACTGTTATGAGTATGTGGCCACATACAATTGCGTTTattatttatgaattttaaaaatgCAGTGTTTAATTTAAATCtatatttgaataattttttaatgATTGGTTCAATCCAATGATAAACAAGGTTCAAATCATTGATTTAATTGAGGCTATTCAATGTTGTTGAATTTATTGATGAGCAAAGGAACTGACCCGGCTGAAACCGGCCCGAACCAGACTTAGTTTGGGAACCGAAGTCGAATAAAATTAAGAACCGAACCGGACTGCCAGTTCTATCGGTTCCGGTTCTACCTTGTTCCCGGTTCCTACCAATTCTTATCGTGTATTCAATGTTGGAACTGGTCATCGTGAAATAGCAAAATACGGTCCGGATTTTGTCGGTTCTATCAGATTTTGTTGATTCCATTGATTCTGGTTTTTACTAGTTGCAAAAATCCACAAGAATATCGTACAGGTCTTGCAAGATCGGTTCTATATGGTCCGGTTCCAGTTTCAGCACTGGTTTCCGGCCGGTGTCCTAATCCAAATGTTCATCCCTagttgaatttgattttgttagtgtttgtattaaaattttgttttaaattttggCCAATAGCTATCAATTCATGGGCAATAAGATCTTATTCGAAATGATAGACATAAATGTAAAGACAAATtgttatataaaatacatatgctgGTTGTAAAGTTTACATCGTAAACAAACAGGAAATGTTGCTTGAATGTCTGTAATTGATCAATTCACACCACCTGTCCTTTCATTAACCTTAACTATTTTTTCAGGTGAATTGCGTTTTTTATGAAGTGTGATTGTCACTTCTGAAGGAACAATTTTCGTTCCTTCATCATTTCTGAATCATGTTCCTACAATATATTATGAATACATTAGAATTGACATATTTTTAATCATTAAAAAACTTTTTCATTTCTAAATAGAACTTATCATTTATCATTGAAGCCACTTGTATATTACTTGTTTCTGACCCGCTTTTATTTCTGCCTGAAGTGCTCTCTCATATTTGCACACTGGGAACCCTTACTAATGCATGGGCCTCCTGATCAAAATCATATAAAAAGTGTTCaatttttattttgaattaaatatataaaattttgatttgtgtTAATAGCATTTTTCATTTGaacaaaatttttaattaaaaatataaaatgtaatTTGAAATATAACTAAAATCTGAACAAAATATTTAAAGACCTATACCTTCCCATCATAATCTGAATTGACAATTTATGATGAAATGCAGACACTTTCCAAATTggttaaaccacttagtattgtATATAGTGTGGGGTAAAATGTTGATGTTCTTCAGGTATCTAAAATTAAcgagaaaataaaaaatgaaatggCTGAGTTACACTCAGGTAAAATTCTGAAAAAAGTGACCAATATTAACCAAATTAAGTTAAAAATGTGTTACCAATAGGAGACTGACAGCCAATGCAACAGACCTTCCACAGTCGACACCCAGGCCACATTAGCTCACATGCCAACATAAGATTTGAAAAAGACATGTAAGAACATCATGTAATTATTATACATTTACAACATACTTACTTTGTTGTCCATTTCTTAGTTTCAAAGAAAACATGAAATTATGATTACCTGATTAAGCCTGTTGTATGTAACATGTGTTTTCTTTGTAGATATACCTTTAGTTGTGTTTGGAACATTGTAATACTTCTTGATATACAatatttttttgtcttttttctgTGTGGagttttttgtgattttttttataaccACTTTAACACTTTCAATTCTTCTAGCACGGGACAGGGCAACGTATAGCTGTCCATGTGAAAATATAGGTTCTTTAAGGTATACGCCCACAATGTCTAGTGTTTGTCCTTGTGCTTTATTTATAGTCATTGCAAAGCATAGTTTGATTGGAAATTGTGTTCTTTTGAATGGCACTGTGTAGCCTTCTCCTATAGCTGGTTGTAATGGTATTCTATGAATAAACACCTCTTTCCCAGCATAATCACCAAAAGCTATCTCTGCCCGGATAACATTTCTATTAAAGTTCTTGCAAAAGAGTCTTGTACCATTACACAATACTTCTATAGGATTCATGTTTCTTAGTAATATAATATAATAGGTGCATTTTGCTTTAAAATTAGTCATGTGGTGGCATTCCATTCGGTGTTAAAGAATGCAGAAGATCCTCATAATGACCTTGGTCGTTTGGATCAAGGGTTTCATCGAAACTAACATACTCTTTCACCTCACCTTGGAATTTTTGTATTAAGATTTCATTGATCTGATCAACAAAAGTATTTTTCGTTGTCAAGATAGCTCGGTTCATTGATGAAGGTATAGTTGTGTAATGTTGAGAAATATTTGGGTAAACATATTCAATAAGAGTAAGTAATCCTTCTGattcttcactttcttctatAACAATTTGTTTTGGAAGAGTAACATCATCCTTATCTGAATTTTCATTACCATCACCTAATCGTAGAAGAAAGTCTGTAAAAATTGGATCTAGTAATGCCCTCATGTTTTCATCTAATTGTAGAAGACACAATGTTCGCCACAGGTAAGAGTTAGTCAAACAAGCAGCAATTGTATCATGTTTGCTTCCATTGGGAACAACTGGCAATGTCTGTCTAAAATCACCACCAAGTACAACTACTTTTCCACCAAAAAGTTCATCCTTTTCCATAAGATCACGCAAAAGATCATCTAGAGCTTCTATTGTTGAACGTTTAGCCACTGGGGCTTCATCCCATATAATTTTTACAACTTTTAATCAATATACCCAGTGCACATTATTTACTTATTCTACAATTTGATCTATCTGTTAAATCTAATGGAATTTTAAACTTGTCCTACCCCCTGGTAGTAATGATGCTGCAATACCTGATGTTGCTGTAGCTAAAGCTATATGTCCTTTCAATCTGATGTTTGCTAACAATACTCTATACAGGTAAGTTTTCCCTGTACCACCTGGACCGTCAATAAAAAAACGCACCACTTATGTTATTTTCTACTTTTCCAATTATCGTATCAAAAGCAAGCTTTTGTTTTTCATTTAGAGTGTGTATTGCTTTTCGATCGCTTTCTGATACAATAATACTTCTTTCTGTTGTTATTTCTCTTGTTTCATAGCATAATATATTTCATTTGGCAATATATTGTAATCTAAGAGTTGTTTTCCATTTGACTGTAGAAATGTGTTAATTTGCTTAAATGCGCAGCGCTTTGCTTCAGGTAATGAATAATTATTGCACTGTGTCATGTGATCTTCAAATGATCTCATCATACTCTTCTGGAACATGAATTTTCATCTGGTATTTCGGTTGAAACTATCTCATCATACTCTTCTGGATGGTACATCTTATGTTGTGGTCCAAGTATTAATAAAAAATGAGCATGTGGTAGTCCTCTTTTTTGAAACTCCACAACATAAGTATGTGCAACAACcttaccaaaaatttcatttttaagaatTTCTTTCTTAAATTGCTCAAGTTTTGCAGGGAAGACTCTAACAATTAAATCTGCTCTATTTTGTGTTTCCTCATGACACATCATGTGTTGTTTGATTTCTGGCCAATTAGGATTACATGTTAATGTTACAAAAATATCAGGCTTACCAAAATTTTGCACTAATGCCATAACATCAATGTATTTTCTTCTCATGTTCCTTGGACCACCAATAAAATTTGTTGGTAAAACCACTCGTTGGCCAATAGCTGATGCGCTCGTTTCACCACTTGCCATAGCATCTACCACTCCTTGAAGGAACTCTTGTCTTAACTCTTGTTGTTGATTTCTATAAAAAGCTAACCGTTGTGTTTCTAATTTTATGTAACTATCAATTATATATTGTTCTAATAATCTACCAAAAAGCAACAAACATGATTTATCATGCGAACGTATTTGAAGTTTATATGCATAATATTCTCTTATAGAAACACATTTTGTATTCTACAAAGATTTCCCCATAACTGAAAAAAACAAATCTATTAGTTTCAATTTAGATGTTTTACAAAAACATGAAGGGTATTTCCTTACCTATTTCTTCCATATTTAATAAGTCATCAACATTTGTAATACCCGATGGCGAGATTAGCCTTTCGGCGGAACATGTAACTGTTTTACTATTTCCTCGTTCAGTGGGACTTTTTTTTGGTATGTGTTGATGCCAGCCAAGTTCTCCATATGGAAACATTAGAGGGTATTGTAAAGGATCATAACAACCATAATAATACTAAACACTCTTTGGTTCGTCACTGTGTGTTCTTACTTGTATATTTCTACGACCATGTTCACCGTTCTCTTCACCCTCAACCCATAATGCTGCAACTTGTGAAACCTCTGGTTTGTTATATACACATTGATCTTGTCCTGGAATAGTTTTAAGAACAATCTTATATTCATTCAAACATGGAATTTCTCttaaatttctaaaaaaaaaagtGCATATAGATTATCTACCAGATAACTTATACATGTTGCAATTAAGTGTTTAGATAATCTTGGGGATGATGTTAACTGATTTTCAATTTCATTATTTGTATCATGAAAATATAATTGAAGGTTTTTGGCTTCTTTCTCTTTAGGTTGTAGATTGTTCATGAAGTGGTATACCTGTCCTTGCACTCTACAAGTGTAAATACCCATATTTCGTCTTGTAAGGTTTTTATCAGCTGTAACACCATATGATGTGAATGCAAATGTattattatatgttctaatatatgtTCTAAATGATTTTGCTTCTTCAGAATTAGCTGTCAATAAATTTCGCATGATTTGTAGGAGTTCATTACTGGATAATACAATACGACCTTCTAGACAACAGAAATTTGATGTTTCTGAATAAAATTTCACAACATGACAATAAGAATAACACATGACCTCTGGAAGAACATTAGCAGATAAAATTACTTGTTGCAATAGATTCTTTCCTTTTTCTATTGCTATTTTTCTTGTCTATAGTATTTGATTTCTCAATTGGTGGACCTAGATTTCTAAGTTTTCTCTTGTTGAGTCTTTCACTTTTATTAGTTATGTTTTCGTTTATGTGGTATAGGCCTGTTTGTATGGTATCACACAGTTTTCCATTTGTGTTGTTTATTGTTACATTTGTATGACAAGTATTCTTtaatttcttcttcttccattTTATGAGAGCTTCTTTTCTATATCTTTTCTTATATGCATGAGCATCATTAACCATATCTAACTTGTCAATTATAGCATCACAATTACCATTTTTTTCTTCCAGTTTATAATAGCTATTCTCTTATATAGTTTCCTAACTACATTAGAAGAGCTAGCAACAGGAGTTATTTTTGTGTCATTGTTTGTTGGTTGATGACATCCATTCACGATCCtgaattttggtaaaaataacaaaaaattgtAAGGTCAATGATATAAATGGGTAGATTTTCAACATAAAATGTCTAAATATGCAAAAGAatatgaaagtacaatgctatattaCACAAACAAACAAATTTACATTCCTATTTCCCACATAAGAGTGATGTATACTTCCTTCAAAGTGACCGTTTTCAAATTGAATGGTGAGGTAAGGAAAGAAGTAAAAGATGAGATAAGTCACAAATAAAGATATAACCTAGGAATGAATTATTATCGAGTCAATCAATTTAACATGTAGATGTTTAATTTGACATGATAATTTATATCATTCAAGAACATTACAAGCA includes:
- the LOC111898079 gene encoding replication protein A 70 kDa DNA-binding subunit B-like, which gives rise to MTRDYYNIVDITPNMKKSWTIEIQVVECGHRQLSNAKKEFRRLMFADTQGTRVSALVYSNDLDFFENTFKPYNRYQISNANLRLMEPRFQLDSYEFSWTLSRQTLIEPIEEQTPPPLSCQFHFTPFSELYKYADEENYLNVRGVVIKCLPIQHVKKGSKTSSKRDVIIVNEEKKLLILTLWNPIDEIEGNALDKITNTGLYWALVFAMRVKVTTFYGIFESLSNIIYTINKAEIKVLLQNETYKDTEILLPPPENKDILPIGRAIIRMKNGKPTWIKGNLNLLQQDRSFTQTICAMCLKPIQADVNWNIKYPLCKEKSEVQIISRAIIEINDGTRTIAASISTLEIEKLIPLNPSEIRDVAESEKNVHDVIASSVRGLSVVTFVRSYQSWNQQQQITRFVIVKLHKVQEHYTKEQQLLIPSTKSENLSTTKPASPKQTQKQPQPDVGKTKVIE
- the LOC111898078 gene encoding uncharacterized protein LOC111898078, with the translated sequence MNPIEVLCNGTRLFCKNFNRNVIRAEIAFGDYAGKEVFIHRIPLQPAIGEGYTVPFKRTQFPIKLCFAMTINKAQGQTLDIVGVYLKEPIFSHGQLYVALSRARRIESVKVVIKKITKNSTQKKDKKILYIKKYYNVPNTTKGISTKKTHVTYNRLNQEHDSEMMKERKLFLQK